In Falco biarmicus isolate bFalBia1 chromosome 5, bFalBia1.pri, whole genome shotgun sequence, a single genomic region encodes these proteins:
- the ARFGAP3 gene encoding ADP-ribosylation factor GTPase-activating protein 3, whose protein sequence is MCEPSKQDIAAIFKRLRSVPTNKVCFDCGAKNPSWASITYGVFLCIDCSGTHRSLGVHLSFIRSTELDSNWSWFQLRCMQVGGNANASAFFHQHGCTTNDTNAKYNSRGAQLYKEKIKSLATQATRKHGTDLWTDGCGMPPVSPQNKDEDFFASHVSPKAKNTEWVLSEPEPVSLQQKTSENIPECYEGPEHGPSVDCLSTSPKAALENTTFIKKKPNQAKKGLGAKKGLGAQKVSSESFNEIEKQAQAVDKMKEQEDLHSSKKTEKQEPLISSLRLAYKDLDIKTREEKLNLSDKKKHELERLGIGFGSKRSGISHSVTSDMQTIEQETPAIAKPKKKYTDDVEDSYFSSSSRYYDSSDLRSSTFSKWDDNSDSFWKKENNSRDVDVMLTSKSTGFSDRPASRRKPEYEPSLNTDEAQKKFGNVKAISSDMYFGRQDHADYEARARLERLSGSSSISSADLFEDQKKQPSGSYNITNVLPSAPDIAQFKQGVRSVAGKLSVLANGVMTSIQDRYGS, encoded by the exons ATGTGCGAGCCCAGCAAGCAGGACATCGCCGCCATCTTCAAGCGTCTCCGCTCCGTCCCCACGAACAAG gtATGTTTTGACTGTGGAGCAAAGAACCCTAGCTGGGCAAGCATAACATATGGagtttttctctgtattgatTGTTCAGGGACCCATCGATCACTTGGTGTTCATTTGAGTTTCATTCG aTCTACAGAACTGGATTCCAATTGgtcttggtttcagctgagatgcaTGCAAGTTGGAGGAAATGCAAATGCT TCAGCTTTTTTCCATCAACATGGATGCACAACAAATGATACCAATGCAAAGTATAACAGTCGTGGTGCTCAGCTGTACAAGGAGAAGATTAAATCCCTTGCAACACAGGCAACAAGAAAGCATGGTACTGAT CTGTGGACAGATGGATGTGGAATGCCACCTGTGTCACCTCAAAACAAAGATGAAGACTTTTTTGCATCCCATGTTTCTCCTAAG GCAAAGAATACAGAGTGGGTGTTATCAGAGCCAGAGCCAGTTTCTCTACAgcagaaaacttcagaaaacattcCAGAATGCTATGAAG GACCAGAACATGGACCAAGTGTTGATTGCCTTAGTACATCACCAAAAGCTGCATTAG AGAACACGACCTTCataaaaaagaagccaaatCAAGCCAAGAAGGGG CTTGGTGCCAAAAAAGGTTTGGGGGCACAAAAAGTGAGCAGCGAAAGCTTTAATGAGATTGAAAAACAAGCGCAAGCTGTAGATAAAATGAAGGAACAAGAGGATCTTCATAGCAGTaagaaaactgagaagcaaGAGCCACT CATATCATCTTTACGGTTGGCCTACAAAGATCTTGATATtaaaacaagagaagaaaagttAAATCTGTCTGATAAGAAGAAACATGAATTGGAGAGACTGGGCATAGGATTTGGCAGCAAAAGAAG TGGTATTTCTCACTCGGTCACCTCAGATATGCAAACAATAGAGCAGGAAACACCTGCAATTGCAAAACCGAAGAAAAAGTACACCGATGATGTAGAAGACTCCTATTTCTCTTCTAGTTCAAG GTACTATGATTCTTCAGATTTGAGGAGCAGCACTTTCTCTAAATGGGATGACAATTCAGACTccttttggaagaaagaaaacaatagtaGAGATGTTGATGTAATGTTAACTTCAAAAAGTACAGGATTTTCAGACAG gccTGCATCTCGTCGTAAACCTGAATATGAACCATCTTTAAACACAGATGAGGCACAAAAAAAATTTGGCAACGTAAAAGCAATTTCATCAGACATGTATTTTGGAAGGCAAGATCATGCTGAT TATGAAGCAAGGGCTCGACTAGAAAGACTTTCTGGAAGCTCATCTATAAGTTCAGCTGACTTGTTTGAAGATCAGAAAAAGCAACCATCAG GAAGCTACAATATTACAAACGTCTTGCCTTCAGCTCCTGATATAGCTCAGTTTAAACAAGGAGTCAGATCGGTGGCCGGAAAACTTTCTGTACTTGCTAATGGGGTCATGACATCTATACAG GATCGATATGGTTCATAA